Proteins encoded within one genomic window of Candidatus Poribacteria bacterium:
- a CDS encoding CcmD family protein, translated as MKIIVVISFLVVLGLFLFATQVPITLTDDEVAKAVSETSSELPVDEELLERAMKLSVEKLEKGQSTRLKYLAAAYFVIWLVFMLYLLRLGQQQRELDKRLSQLEKTPDDEGQG; from the coding sequence ATGAAAATAATCGTTGTGATAAGTTTTTTGGTAGTTTTGGGGTTATTCTTGTTCGCAACGCAAGTGCCGATCACCTTGACAGATGATGAAGTCGCGAAGGCTGTTTCAGAGACAAGTTCGGAATTGCCTGTGGACGAAGAGCTCCTGGAACGGGCAATGAAACTATCCGTTGAGAAACTCGAAAAGGGACAAAGCACTCGCCTCAAGTATCTTGCCGCTGCCTATTTCGTCATTTGGTTGGTCTTCATGCTGTACCTGCTACGCTTGGGACAGCAGCAGCGAGAGCTCGACAAACGGCTTTCTCAATTGGAAAAAACACCTGACGACGAGGGACAAGGATAA
- the ccsA gene encoding cytochrome c biogenesis protein CcsA, which translates to MGSLSGKIIAVITAILIFVSLYLIFGYARVEGTMLEVQKIFYYHVSAALTVYLAFGVNCAFSVKYLIQRKPNDDLLASAAAELGLIFCTVVLLSGPIWARYAWNTWWNWEPRLTSTLILWLMYVGYFILRSALEADKRRLYSAVLGVIAFLDVPIVHFATKFWKSEAHPERGAKFDIAPSMLYTFLVVLGACIMLFTLILIVRYRMKKTQARYEIMRQKHLGEAL; encoded by the coding sequence GTGGGAAGCCTAAGTGGAAAAATTATAGCCGTTATCACCGCAATCCTCATCTTTGTTTCGCTCTATCTCATCTTCGGATATGCGCGGGTTGAAGGCACAATGCTGGAAGTGCAAAAGATCTTCTACTATCACGTCTCCGCAGCACTAACTGTTTATCTGGCGTTCGGTGTCAACTGTGCCTTTAGTGTTAAGTATCTCATTCAACGAAAACCTAACGATGATCTGTTAGCGTCTGCAGCTGCAGAATTAGGTCTTATTTTTTGTACTGTTGTACTTCTCTCCGGTCCTATCTGGGCAAGGTACGCATGGAACACATGGTGGAATTGGGAACCACGCCTCACAAGTACCCTCATCTTGTGGCTTATGTACGTCGGTTATTTTATTCTCCGCTCCGCTTTAGAAGCGGATAAACGTAGACTCTATTCAGCAGTCCTCGGAGTTATTGCTTTTTTAGACGTACCTATTGTCCATTTCGCTACGAAATTCTGGAAGAGCGAAGCACATCCAGAGCGAGGAGCAAAATTTGATATAGCCCCATCAATGCTATACACATTTCTGGTTGTGTTGGGCGCATGTATTATGCTATTTACACTGATTCTAATCGTTCGGTATCGTATGAAAAAGACGCAAGCGCGTTATGAAATAATGCGGCAGAAGCATTTAGGGGAGGCACTTTGA
- a CDS encoding SRPBCC family protein → MKTFLFKTQRTIERPLTEVFEFFSNAHNLAAITPPELHLEILTPAPIEMFAGTLIDYRLKLHGIPLRWQTEITEWNPPHFFLDEQRRGPYRLWRHTHIFSETEDGVVVDDSVEYAVWGGQIVNKFFVRPDLQKIFAYRSEQLAEIFHQRKNSNLS, encoded by the coding sequence ATGAAAACCTTCCTTTTCAAAACACAACGGACGATTGAGCGTCCACTCACAGAAGTTTTTGAATTCTTTTCTAATGCTCATAACCTCGCTGCGATTACACCGCCAGAACTCCATCTTGAAATATTAACCCCTGCCCCAATTGAGATGTTCGCTGGAACACTTATTGATTATCGGCTGAAACTCCACGGCATTCCACTTCGCTGGCAGACCGAGATTACGGAGTGGAACCCACCTCATTTTTTTCTTGATGAACAACGTCGCGGACCCTATCGGCTCTGGAGGCATACACATATATTTTCGGAGACAGAAGATGGGGTTGTTGTGGACGATTCAGTTGAATATGCTGTCTGGGGCGGTCAAATCGTTAATAAATTTTTTGTCCGTCCCGATTTGCAGAAAATCTTTGCCTATCGCTCCGAGCAGTTGGCTGAAATCTTCCATCAGAGAAAGAATAGCAACTTATCGTAA
- a CDS encoding transglycosylase SLT domain-containing protein yields the protein MLRKRTLFFLILILVLIVLLSAVMSVPSDLRLLVLTPKMLKYRGLIQQHAVKQGLDARLVCALIVQESGFDENAQSPVGAQGLTQLMPKTAEELGVQDPLDAAQNIAGAARHLRNLYRAFPQSPHEHRHRLVLASYNGGLGRVRDAQALVRHHKVGNPILWEPVSRTLSQLTQKHTHLHSEVWENGKPPHGYFEGFNETLDYVERVMHYYERICFYDKLLFFL from the coding sequence ATGCTGCGTAAACGCACACTCTTCTTTCTTATACTAATACTCGTCTTAATCGTCCTGTTAAGTGCTGTCATGAGCGTCCCGTCAGATTTGCGGTTGCTCGTCCTGACACCGAAGATGCTTAAGTATAGAGGGCTGATTCAGCAACACGCCGTCAAACAAGGGTTAGACGCTCGGCTGGTCTGTGCGTTGATTGTGCAGGAATCTGGGTTTGACGAAAATGCACAAAGCCCAGTAGGTGCGCAAGGATTGACCCAACTCATGCCCAAAACAGCAGAAGAACTCGGTGTGCAAGATCCACTTGACGCGGCGCAGAACATTGCGGGTGCAGCGCGTCATCTAAGGAATTTATACCGCGCTTTCCCACAAAGTCCGCACGAGCATCGTCACCGCTTGGTATTAGCGAGTTACAACGGCGGTCTCGGACGCGTTCGCGACGCACAAGCACTCGTCCGTCATCATAAGGTAGGAAATCCGATTTTATGGGAGCCGGTGAGTCGTACACTTAGCCAGTTGACCCAGAAGCATACACATCTGCATAGCGAAGTGTGGGAAAACGGAAAACCGCCCCACGGTTATTTTGAAGGATTCAACGAAACGTTAGACTACGTAGAGCGGGTGATGCACTACTACGAACGTATCTGTTTTTACGATAAGTTGCTATTCTTTCTCTGA
- the map gene encoding type I methionyl aminopeptidase → MDKLRIKSKVEIEKMKRSGEAAATVLKRIGEAIAPGVSTADLERISRKTIAEVSATSSFLGYQLPEHDPYPSTICTSINDVVIHGIPNKRDVLKDGDIVGIDTAVSIDGYHGDNAYTFPVGEISPSASRLLKVTRNSLYDAIAEAKPGNRIGDISSKLQKGAESQGFSVLQSFAGHGIGRSLHEAPEIPCLGVAGRGLRLRPGMVLAIETMVNIGLPDVEMSADGWTITTLDGSLSALFEHTVAVLSDGPEILTGSELWEA, encoded by the coding sequence ATGGACAAACTTAGAATCAAAAGTAAGGTCGAAATTGAGAAGATGAAGCGGAGCGGTGAGGCGGCAGCGACCGTGTTGAAGCGTATCGGAGAGGCAATCGCTCCGGGTGTATCGACCGCCGATTTAGAACGCATCTCGCGTAAGACAATCGCTGAGGTCAGTGCCACATCTTCCTTTTTGGGTTACCAACTTCCTGAACACGACCCTTATCCTTCCACAATATGTACCTCGATTAACGATGTCGTGATCCACGGGATTCCAAACAAAAGGGATGTTTTGAAGGATGGAGACATCGTCGGGATTGATACGGCTGTCAGCATTGACGGCTACCACGGCGATAACGCCTATACCTTTCCCGTTGGAGAGATTTCACCATCAGCCAGTCGGTTGCTTAAAGTAACGCGAAATTCGCTTTACGATGCGATTGCAGAGGCGAAGCCGGGAAACCGTATCGGCGACATTTCCTCCAAATTACAAAAAGGAGCAGAGTCTCAAGGGTTTTCCGTCCTTCAGAGTTTTGCGGGACACGGGATTGGGCGGAGTCTGCATGAGGCACCGGAGATCCCTTGCTTGGGGGTTGCTGGACGTGGTTTGCGTTTAAGACCGGGGATGGTGCTCGCAATTGAAACGATGGTTAACATTGGACTGCCCGATGTGGAGATGTCAGCGGATGGCTGGACGATTACGACCTTAGACGGTAGTTTGTCTGCCCTTTTTGAGCATACGGTCGCCGTCCTTTCGGACGGACCTGAAATTCTAACGGGGAGCGAATTGTGGGAAGCCTAA